In Microtus ochrogaster isolate Prairie Vole_2 unplaced genomic scaffold, MicOch1.0 UNK3, whole genome shotgun sequence, the following proteins share a genomic window:
- the Il1a gene encoding interleukin-1 alpha — MAKVPDLFEDLKNCYSENEEYNSAIDHLSLNQKSFYEASYGSLHEKCTDKFVSLRASETSKMSNFTFEESLVMVAATSNQGKVLKKRRLGFDQVFAEDDLEAMTHNLEETIQSDSAPHVFQNNVIYKRLRLIKSNFVMNDSLNQNISLDVDKVHLRAVPLTDLQHEVKFDMYAYSSEDSKYPVTLKLSNTQLFVSAQGEDEPVLLKELPETPKVITGSEVDLVFFWEQINTKNYFTSAAYPELFIATKEQSRVHLAKGLPSMTDFQIS; from the exons ATGGCCAAAGTTCCTGATTTGTTTGAAGACCTGAAGAACTGTTACAG TGAAAATGAAGAATACAATTCTGCCATTGACCACCTCTCTCTGAATCAG AAATCCTTCTATGAGGCAAGCTATGGCTCGCTTCATGAGAAATGCACGGACAAATTTGTGTCTCTGAGAGCTTCCGAAACCTCAAAGATGTCCAACTTCACCTTCGAGGAgagcctggtgatggtggcagcGACATCAAACCAAGGGAAGGTTTTGAAGAAGAGGCGGCTGGGTTTCGATCAGGTCTTTGCTGAAGATGACCTGGAGGCCATGACCCATAATTTAGAAG AGACCATCCAATCGGATTCAGCACCTCACGTCTTCCAGAATAATGTGATATACAAACGGTTAAGGCTTATCAAGTCAAATTTCGTCATGAATGATTCCCTCAATCAAAACATAAGCCTGGATGTGGACAAGGTGCATCTCAGAGCTGTCCCACTAACTGACCTGCAACATGAAG TAAAATTTGACATGTATGCCTACTCATCGGAAGACTCTAAATATCCTGTTACTCTGAAACTCTCAAACACCCAGCTATTTGTGAGCGCCCAAGGTGAAGACGAGCCTGTGCTGCTGAAG GAGCTGCCTGAAACACCGAAAGTCATCACGGGGAGTGAGGTCGACCTCGTTTTCTTCTGGGAACAGATCAACACTAAGAACTACTTCACATCAGCTGCCTACCCAGAGCTGTTTATCGCCACCAAAGAACAGAGCCGGGTGCACCTGGCCAAGGGGCTGCCCTCCATGACAGACTTCCAGATCTCATAA